A window of Misgurnus anguillicaudatus chromosome 3, ASM2758022v2, whole genome shotgun sequence genomic DNA:
tgttctcgcgaccttctgagttcgttcttccaaggtcgcctggcaagaccaatCTTCATgagaacgcaagtccgttctttgcgttcttggaattgagaaacagccctcgtttcctgtctgccatcaCTGGACAAACCGAtcaatccaggtgtgcctgacctcagtagtcaaaaacaaactgattaatccaggtgtgcctgacctcagtagtcacaacaacaataatcagacacacctggattaatcagcttgtccaacaatggcagacaggaaacaatgagctggctgaagttcaggaagcaGTGCAGCTGGGAATAAAGCCTATTGcccaaaaatgtaataaataaataaataaataataaaaataataaatccgagcaaGAACAATAGGGCGTAGCACCTTtatggcctgctcctcggtgctcgggcccatAGAAACACAAACATCGTGAGTACGGTTAAACGTTACCTTTAATGACTCAGAAGCTCTTCTAAGCTCTTTAATAACTGATGACAGGGCCTCAGGATTGATCCCCTGTTCACAAAGACGCACACATATGGACAAAGACTCCATGTCCAATCCTGTATTCAGAAGCCTTGATATCTCCAGGAGTACTGGAAATGTAAGAAAAAGCCCAAAGGACACCGATAATGTCTTATTACtgtataattaaaacataatttttaatataatcaTACAATAAAGCGAGTCTGAACGTCTCAACAATCTACACCTTAAGTAAGCcaaagtaatttaattaatgCTATAACGTTTAACGTCTTAACGGTTTATTAAATTGTGGATATCTATTAGCGTGCTGACATATCAAACCACATGCATCTTACCATCCATAGTCTCACGGACAGCATTCATGCTTGTGATACTGGCCATAATGCGAATGTGCTAAAGATAATACAAAACTCGGTGTTCCAACCACAAGACGTGGACACATCTATTCCCTT
This region includes:
- the mzt1 gene encoding mitotic-spindle organizing protein 1 → MASITSMNAVRETMDVLLEISRLLNTGLDMESLSICVRLCEQGINPEALSSVIKELRRASESLKASENAISQG